A portion of the Streptomyces sp. NBC_01335 genome contains these proteins:
- a CDS encoding peptidoglycan-binding protein, which produces MATPLSADTLLKALRDEGLKVVEYKNWRTNNRDHKGPWGPVNGVMIHHTVTSGVASSVELCYSGRSDLPGPLCHGVIDKEGTVHLVGNGRANHAGLGDDDVLRAVVAESADLPADNEANTDGNTHFYGFECINLGDGQDPWPAAQLLAIERASAAICRAHKWSERSVIGHLEWQPGKVDPRGFPMSAMRDRVGVRLGAGPDGPIPEPYEPFPGVGFFTIGRNSPIITAMGKRLVAEGCDLYAVGPGPTWSASDRASYAAWQRKLGYVGDAADGLPGEDSWAKLKVPNV; this is translated from the coding sequence ATGGCAACCCCCTTGTCCGCCGACACCCTGCTCAAGGCCCTCCGCGATGAGGGGCTGAAAGTGGTGGAGTACAAGAACTGGCGCACGAACAACCGTGATCACAAGGGCCCCTGGGGTCCGGTCAACGGCGTGATGATCCATCACACCGTCACTTCCGGCGTCGCGAGCTCCGTGGAGCTCTGCTACTCCGGCCGCTCCGACCTCCCCGGGCCGCTCTGCCACGGGGTCATCGACAAGGAGGGCACGGTCCACCTGGTGGGCAACGGCCGTGCCAACCACGCCGGGCTCGGCGACGACGACGTGCTGCGCGCGGTGGTCGCCGAGTCGGCGGATCTGCCCGCCGACAACGAGGCCAACACCGACGGGAACACCCATTTCTACGGCTTCGAGTGCATCAATCTCGGCGACGGCCAGGACCCGTGGCCGGCCGCCCAACTGCTGGCGATCGAGCGGGCGTCGGCGGCGATCTGCCGCGCCCACAAGTGGTCCGAGCGCTCGGTGATCGGGCACCTGGAGTGGCAGCCGGGGAAGGTGGACCCGCGCGGCTTCCCGATGTCCGCGATGCGCGACCGGGTCGGGGTCCGGCTCGGCGCGGGCCCGGACGGGCCCATCCCGGAGCCGTACGAGCCCTTCCCGGGCGTCGGGTTCTTCACGATCGGGCGCAACAGTCCGATCATCACCGCCATGGGCAAGCGGCTCGTGGCGGAGGGCTGCGACCTGTACGCGGTCGGACCGGGGCCCACCTGGTCGGCGTCCGACCGTGCGTCGTACGCCGCCTGGCAGCGCAAGCTCGGGTACGTCGGCGACGCGGCCGACGGTCTCCCGGGTGAGGACAGCTGGGCGAAGCTCAAGGTCCCGAACGTGTGA